A part of Bacillus rossius redtenbacheri isolate Brsri chromosome 1, Brsri_v3, whole genome shotgun sequence genomic DNA contains:
- the LOC134527089 gene encoding uncharacterized protein LOC134527089, whose protein sequence is MAPYKRKSERVLTTQDILDEAKRKIEAGDSKRKVARDLGIKESTLRKRLKAGTVPVSLGRFKNALSDEMEKELAQHCKDLDNRFYGLTRKHIMKVAFDFAEKNGVSERFNQEKKLAGKDWLKGFCKRHKLSVRAPELCSVARAVGFNKVQVSRFFENLKQCRLEKKFPPHRIFNMDETGVTTVPNKTPKIISPKGKKNCLQGV, encoded by the exons ATGGCTCCATACAAGCGAAAAAGTGAGAGGGTTCTGACCACACAGGACATCTTAGATGAAGCAAAACGGAAAATAGAGGCTGGTGACAGTAAAAGGAAAGTGGCCAGAGATTTGGGAATTAAGGAAAGCACATTAAGGAAAAGACTCAAAGCA GGGACGGTTCCGGTATCACTTGGGCGCTTTAAAAATGCTTTGTCAGATGAAATGGAAAAAGAACTTGCACAGCATTGTAAAGATTTGGACAACAGGTTCTACGGCCTTACAAGAAAGCACATAATGAAAGTAGCTTTTGATTTTGCAGAGAAGAATGGAGTTTCTGAAAGATTCAACCAAGAAAAAAAGTTGGCAGGAAAAGATTGGTTAAAAGGGTTTTGCAAACGCCACAAACTTTCTGTTCGTGCGCCAGAATTATGCAGTGTTGCAAGAGCGGTGGGTTTCAATAAAGTTCAAGTTTcaagattttttgaaaacttgAAGCAGTGTCGTCTCGAAAAAAAGTTTCCACCGCACAGGATCTTCAATATGGACGAAACAGGGGTCACTACGGTTCCCAACAAAACACCCAAGATAAttagccccaaaggaaaaaaaaactgtctgcaAGGTGTCTAG